The following coding sequences lie in one Hippopotamus amphibius kiboko isolate mHipAmp2 chromosome 17, mHipAmp2.hap2, whole genome shotgun sequence genomic window:
- the CD300LB gene encoding CMRF35-like molecule 7, producing the protein MWLSPALLLLSLPGCFSIQGPGSVQGPERGSVTVQCHYRPGWETHVKWWCRGARWDTCRILVETRGSEQEVSKDRVSIKDDQRNRLFTVTMLRLRSDDTDTYWCGIEKTGIDLGTRIKVTVDPGKNFLVYTAGSWCSGLDERGPLPPPPRGQRGSQRLFESKTHYLLLAFLKVPILLILVGAVLWLKEPHREAEEQWEQPIYMNLSSDLLTKDTAP; encoded by the exons ATGTGGCTGTCCCCTGCTCTACTGCTTCTCAGCCTCCCAG GCTGTTTCTCCATCCAAGGCCCAGGGTCCGTGCAAGGCCCAGAGCGGGGATCGGTGACCGTGCAGTGTCACTACCGCCCAGGATGGGAGACCCACGTGAAGTGGTGGTGCCGAGGGGCAAGGTGGGACACGTGCAGGATCCTCGTTGAAACCAGAGGATCAGAGCAAGAAGTGAGCAAGGACCGTGTGTCCATCAAGGACGATCAGAGAAACCGCTTGTTCACGGTGACCATGCTGAGGCTCAGGTCAGACGACACAGACACTTACTGGTGCGGGATTGAAAAGACTGGAATTGACCTGGGGACACGAATTAAAGTCACCGTTGACCCAGGTAAGAACTTCCTCGTCTACACGGCGGGGTCCTGGTGCTCAGGACTGGACGAGCGagggcccctgccccctcctccccgagGGCAGAGGGGAAGCCAGAGACTTTTTGAGAGCAA GACCCACTACTTGCTCCTGGCGTTCCTGAAGGTGCCCATCTTGCTCATCTTGGTCGGTGCTGTGCTCTGGTTGAAGGAACCTCACAGGGAGGCCGAGGAACAATGGGAACAGCCCATCTACATGAATCTGTCCTCTGACCTTCTGACCAAAGACACCGCCCCTTAG